One stretch of Streptomyces sp. NBC_01363 DNA includes these proteins:
- a CDS encoding ECF transporter S component — protein MSGRRARPVRLGPRAVAALVLVSAIGVVAFGWPLLAGPGAGLAHSQDAPWLFAALLPLLVGVVVAMIADSGLDAKAVAMLGVLAAVGAALRPLGAGTAGLEPMFFLMVLSGRVLGPGFGFVLGSVTMFASALLTGGVGPWMPFQMLSMGWFAMGAGLLPGPDRLRGRAELLMLAGFGFVASFAYGTVMNLYGWTMVPPAGSGISFHAGDPLADNLVRFLAYCAATSLGWDLGRAVLTAVLTLAVGPALLKALRRATRRANFEAQVTFDGPRE, from the coding sequence GTGAGCGGGCGCCGGGCGCGGCCGGTGCGGCTCGGGCCGCGTGCGGTCGCCGCGCTCGTCCTCGTCAGCGCGATCGGTGTGGTCGCGTTCGGCTGGCCGCTGCTGGCCGGCCCCGGCGCCGGTCTGGCGCACTCCCAGGACGCGCCGTGGCTGTTCGCCGCGCTGTTGCCGCTGCTGGTCGGGGTGGTCGTCGCGATGATCGCGGACTCCGGTCTCGACGCGAAGGCGGTGGCGATGCTGGGGGTGCTGGCCGCGGTCGGCGCCGCGCTGCGCCCGCTGGGGGCGGGCACGGCGGGGCTGGAACCCATGTTCTTCCTGATGGTGCTGAGCGGCCGGGTGCTCGGGCCCGGCTTCGGCTTCGTGCTCGGCTCGGTGACCATGTTCGCCTCGGCGCTGCTCACCGGTGGCGTGGGGCCGTGGATGCCGTTCCAGATGCTGTCGATGGGCTGGTTCGCGATGGGCGCGGGCCTGCTGCCGGGCCCGGACCGGCTGCGCGGGCGGGCCGAGCTGCTGATGCTGGCGGGGTTCGGCTTCGTGGCGTCGTTCGCGTACGGCACGGTGATGAACCTGTACGGCTGGACGATGGTGCCCCCGGCCGGCTCCGGCATCTCGTTCCACGCGGGCGACCCGCTGGCCGACAACCTGGTCCGCTTCCTCGCGTACTGCGCGGCCACCTCGCTCGGTTGGGACCTGGGCCGGGCGGTGCTCACCGCGGTACTGACCCTGGCCGTGGGTCCGGCGCTGCTGAAGGCGCTGCGCCGGGCCACCCGCCGCGCCAACTTCGAGGCCCAGGTCACATTTGACGGCCCCCGCGAGTGA
- a CDS encoding SCO2322 family protein, which yields MRRTGRATALLVVLGAVLAVLGAGPAQAAGYRYWSFWEGSGSGWTYATQGPSLVRPDDGAVQGFRFSVSEDSQDSAKPRRAPAFTKICADTPAEDGTKRIALVIDPGTTADAPAGETPPALRTACARVDPEASAAEALASVAKPLRYSSDAMLCAITGYPVAGCGEQVSGDGHGTPAASASASPAGSAAATGSGGSGGGPSAGVLVGVGAVLLLGIAAVVQARRRHG from the coding sequence GTGAGGCGCACGGGAAGGGCCACCGCGCTGCTGGTGGTCCTGGGCGCCGTCCTGGCCGTGCTCGGCGCGGGTCCGGCCCAGGCGGCCGGCTACCGGTACTGGTCGTTCTGGGAGGGCTCCGGCTCCGGCTGGACGTACGCCACCCAGGGCCCGTCCCTGGTCCGGCCCGACGACGGGGCGGTGCAGGGTTTCCGGTTCTCGGTGAGCGAGGACTCCCAGGACTCGGCGAAGCCGCGCCGCGCCCCCGCCTTCACGAAGATCTGCGCGGACACCCCGGCCGAGGACGGCACCAAGAGGATCGCGCTCGTCATCGACCCGGGCACGACCGCGGACGCCCCGGCCGGTGAGACACCGCCCGCGCTGCGCACCGCGTGCGCGCGGGTCGACCCCGAGGCGAGCGCCGCGGAGGCGCTCGCCTCGGTGGCCAAGCCCTTGCGGTACAGCAGCGACGCGATGCTCTGCGCGATCACCGGCTACCCGGTCGCCGGCTGCGGCGAACAGGTCTCCGGCGACGGGCACGGCACGCCTGCCGCGTCCGCCTCCGCCTCACCGGCCGGATCCGCGGCCGCCACCGGCTCGGGCGGCTCCGGCGGCGGCCCGTCCGCCGGGGTGCTCGTCGGTGTCGGCGCCGTTCTCCTCCTCGGCATCGCCGCGGTCGTGCAGGCCCGCCGCCGCCACGGATGA
- a CDS encoding ferredoxin, which yields MGDRWAVEVDRGVCIGSGMCVNHAPGAFALDTARQSRPSAPETDADEKVLAAAEGCPVEAITITLTDSGEVVFPPEE from the coding sequence ATGGGGGACCGCTGGGCCGTCGAGGTCGACCGGGGGGTCTGCATCGGCTCCGGGATGTGCGTGAACCACGCGCCGGGCGCCTTCGCCCTGGACACCGCCCGCCAGTCCCGCCCGTCGGCCCCGGAGACCGACGCCGACGAGAAGGTCCTCGCGGCCGCGGAGGGGTGCCCGGTCGAGGCGATCACGATCACACTGACCGACTCGGGAGAGGTCGTCTTCCCACCGGAGGAGTAG
- a CDS encoding MBL fold metallo-hydrolase translates to MTQVTDHGGGVHSIKVPIPDNPLGHTLVHVLDTDRGPVLIDTGWDDPEAWDTLGAGLAAVGTEMADIHGVVITHHHPDHHGLSGQVREASGAWIAMHAADTAIVRRTRESEPGRWLTYLTAKLTAVGAPEEHLAPLRSAAAGGGRTRTLPGLRAALPDREIVPGELLDLAGRRLRAIWTPGHTPGHVCLHLEEEHPGNLPGRGRLFSGDHLLPGISPHIGLYEDPDDATVTDPLGDYLDSLERIGRLGAAEVLPAHQYAFTDAAGRVRELLGHHEERLTGLLGLLAEPLTPWELAERMEWNRPWAQIPHGSRNIAVSEAEAHLRRLVKLGRAEAVPGSEPVTYIAV, encoded by the coding sequence ATGACGCAGGTGACCGACCACGGTGGGGGCGTGCACAGCATCAAGGTGCCCATCCCGGACAATCCGCTCGGCCATACCCTCGTGCACGTCCTGGACACGGATCGGGGACCGGTCCTGATCGATACCGGGTGGGACGATCCCGAGGCCTGGGACACGCTCGGGGCCGGGCTCGCCGCCGTCGGTACGGAGATGGCCGACATCCACGGGGTGGTCATCACCCACCACCATCCCGACCACCACGGGCTCTCCGGCCAGGTGCGCGAGGCTTCCGGGGCCTGGATCGCCATGCATGCGGCGGACACCGCGATCGTGCGCCGTACCCGGGAGTCCGAACCCGGCAGGTGGCTGACGTATCTCACGGCCAAGCTCACCGCGGTCGGTGCGCCCGAGGAGCATCTCGCGCCGTTGCGGTCCGCCGCGGCCGGCGGGGGGCGGACGCGCACATTGCCGGGGTTGCGGGCCGCGCTGCCGGACCGGGAGATCGTGCCCGGTGAGCTGCTCGATCTGGCGGGGCGCAGGCTGCGGGCGATCTGGACGCCGGGGCACACGCCGGGGCATGTGTGCCTGCACCTGGAGGAGGAGCATCCGGGGAATCTGCCGGGCCGGGGGCGGCTCTTCTCGGGGGATCATCTGCTGCCGGGGATCAGTCCGCACATCGGGCTGTACGAGGACCCGGACGACGCGACGGTCACCGACCCGCTCGGCGACTACCTCGACTCACTGGAGCGCATCGGCCGGCTCGGGGCCGCCGAGGTGCTGCCCGCGCATCAGTACGCCTTCACCGACGCGGCGGGACGCGTACGGGAACTCCTCGGCCATCACGAGGAGCGGCTGACCGGGCTGCTGGGACTGCTGGCCGAGCCGCTGACGCCGTGGGAGCTGGCCGAGCGGATGGAGTGGAACCGGCCCTGGGCGCAGATCCCGCACGGCTCCCGGAACATCGCCGTCTCGGAGGCCGAGGCGCATCTGCGGCGGCTGGTGAAGCTCGGGCGCGCGGAGGCGGTGCCGGGGAGCGAGCCGGTGACATATATCGCAGTGTGA
- a CDS encoding energy-coupling factor transporter transmembrane protein EcfT, with translation MTASTSSAVLARRRPLRAPEANRSNALPAGAWWLWALGLATAASRTTNPLLLGLLVGVAGYVVAARRTDAPWARSYGAFVRIGLFVVAVRLVFSVFLGSPIPGTHLVFTLPEVPLPDWAKGVRIGGRVTAEQLLFALYDGAKLATLLICIGAANSLANPARLLKSLPGALYEAGVAVVVAMTFAPNMVADVLRLRTARRLRGRPTGGIKAVLQIGLPVLEGALERSVAVAASMDARGYGRTAQVPPAVRHTTNVLTLGGLLGVCAGTYGLLAAQGAVYGLPLLITGLVAAMAGLRLGGARSVRTRYRPDRWGARAWLVAGSGVVVAVAMIWAGGVDGAALHPGVVPLVAPVLPLWPAAAVLIGLLPAVVAPVPPSAGAPKSKEIQ, from the coding sequence ATGACCGCCTCGACCAGCTCCGCGGTCCTGGCGCGCCGCCGTCCGCTGCGCGCCCCCGAGGCGAACCGGAGCAACGCCCTGCCCGCCGGGGCCTGGTGGCTGTGGGCGCTCGGCCTCGCCACCGCCGCCTCCCGGACCACCAATCCGCTGCTGCTCGGGCTGCTGGTGGGGGTGGCCGGTTACGTCGTGGCGGCGCGCCGCACGGACGCGCCGTGGGCCCGTTCGTACGGGGCGTTCGTCAGGATCGGGCTGTTCGTCGTCGCCGTGCGGCTGGTCTTCTCCGTCTTCCTCGGTTCGCCGATCCCCGGCACGCACCTGGTGTTCACGCTCCCCGAAGTGCCGCTGCCCGACTGGGCGAAGGGGGTCAGGATCGGTGGCCGGGTCACCGCCGAGCAGTTGCTCTTCGCGCTCTACGACGGGGCGAAACTGGCCACGCTGCTGATCTGCATCGGTGCGGCGAACTCGCTCGCCAACCCGGCCCGGCTGCTGAAGTCGCTGCCGGGCGCACTGTACGAGGCGGGCGTCGCCGTCGTCGTCGCGATGACGTTCGCGCCGAACATGGTCGCCGACGTGCTGCGACTGCGCACCGCACGGCGGCTGCGGGGCCGTCCGACCGGGGGCATCAAGGCGGTCCTCCAGATCGGACTGCCGGTCCTGGAGGGCGCGCTGGAGCGGTCGGTCGCGGTGGCGGCGTCGATGGACGCGCGTGGATACGGGCGTACCGCCCAGGTCCCGCCCGCCGTCCGGCACACCACGAACGTCCTCACGCTCGGCGGGCTGCTCGGGGTGTGTGCCGGTACGTACGGTCTGCTGGCCGCGCAGGGCGCGGTGTACGGGCTGCCGCTGCTGATCACCGGGCTCGTCGCCGCGATGGCCGGGCTGCGGCTCGGCGGGGCCCGTTCGGTCCGGACCCGCTACCGGCCCGACCGGTGGGGTGCGCGGGCCTGGCTGGTGGCGGGTTCGGGTGTCGTGGTGGCGGTGGCGATGATCTGGGCGGGCGGTGTCGACGGGGCGGCGCTGCACCCCGGAGTCGTACCGCTGGTCGCGCCGGTGCTTCCGCTGTGGCCCGCGGCCGCTGTGCTGATCGGGCTGCTGCCCGCGGTGGTGGCGCCGGTGCCGCCGTCGGCGGGCGCCCCGAAATCCAAGGAGATCCAGTGA
- a CDS encoding ABC transporter ATP-binding protein: protein MIRFEQVSVRYEGAERPTLSGVDLTVPEGELVLLVGPSGVGKSTLLGAVSGLVPHFTGGTLSGRVTVDGRDTRTHKPRELADLVGTVGQDPLSHFVTDTVEDELAYGMESLGLAPDVMRRRVEETLDLLGLAGLRDRPIATLSGGQQQRVAIGSVLTPHPKVLVLDEPTSALDPAAAEEVLAVLQRLVHDLGTTVLMAEHRLERVVQYADRVVLLPSPGAAPVLGAPADVMAVSPVHPPVVALGRLAGWEPLPLSVRDARRRAADLRERLASVRPPAPEPVAAPAPPPLAPSPVRRGALARLLGRGAQTADVPEPTVDATARVERLGVRRGRVEALRRVTLTVAPGETVALMGRNGAGKSTLLATLVGMVEPTTGTVLVGGRTPHRTEPREMVRRVGLVPQEPRDLLYADTVAAECAAADNDAGAAPGSCRALVSELLPGVPDETHPRDLSEGQRLALALAVVLTARPPLLLLDEPTRGLDYAAKARLVGVLRGLAADGHAIVLATHDVELAAELAQRVVILADGEIVADGETRQVVVSSPAFAPQTAKILAPQGWLTVPQVRAALGEPS from the coding sequence GTGATCCGGTTCGAGCAGGTCTCGGTGCGCTACGAGGGGGCGGAGCGCCCCACTCTCTCCGGGGTCGATCTGACCGTCCCCGAGGGCGAGTTGGTGCTGCTCGTCGGTCCGTCCGGGGTCGGCAAGTCGACGCTCCTGGGCGCCGTTTCGGGTCTGGTGCCGCACTTCACCGGTGGCACGCTGAGCGGCCGGGTCACGGTCGACGGGCGCGACACCCGTACCCACAAACCGCGCGAACTCGCCGATCTGGTCGGCACGGTGGGCCAGGACCCGCTCTCCCACTTCGTGACCGACACGGTCGAGGACGAGTTGGCGTACGGCATGGAGTCGCTGGGCCTGGCCCCCGACGTGATGCGGCGGCGGGTCGAGGAGACCCTGGACCTGCTGGGGCTCGCCGGGCTGCGCGACCGGCCGATCGCCACGCTCTCCGGCGGCCAGCAGCAGCGGGTCGCGATCGGTTCCGTCCTCACCCCGCACCCGAAGGTGCTGGTCCTCGACGAGCCGACGTCCGCGCTGGACCCGGCGGCGGCCGAGGAGGTCCTCGCCGTGCTGCAACGGCTGGTGCACGACCTGGGCACGACGGTCCTGATGGCGGAGCACCGGCTGGAGCGGGTGGTGCAGTACGCGGACCGGGTCGTCCTGCTGCCGTCGCCGGGGGCCGCCCCGGTCCTGGGCGCGCCCGCGGACGTCATGGCCGTCTCCCCGGTCCACCCGCCGGTCGTCGCGCTGGGCAGGCTGGCGGGGTGGGAGCCGCTGCCGCTCTCGGTCCGCGACGCCCGGCGCCGGGCGGCGGACCTGCGCGAGCGGCTGGCGTCGGTGCGCCCGCCCGCCCCGGAGCCGGTGGCCGCTCCCGCCCCGCCGCCCCTGGCGCCCTCCCCGGTACGGCGCGGCGCCCTCGCCCGGCTGCTGGGCCGCGGCGCGCAGACCGCAGACGTTCCCGAGCCGACCGTCGACGCCACGGCCCGGGTCGAGCGGCTCGGTGTACGGCGCGGGCGCGTCGAGGCGCTGCGCCGGGTGACGCTCACCGTCGCCCCGGGCGAGACCGTGGCCCTGATGGGCCGCAACGGCGCGGGCAAGTCCACCCTGCTGGCCACGCTCGTCGGCATGGTCGAGCCCACCACCGGCACCGTCCTGGTCGGTGGCCGGACCCCGCACCGCACCGAGCCGCGCGAGATGGTGCGCCGGGTCGGGCTCGTACCGCAGGAGCCGCGCGATCTGCTGTACGCGGACACCGTCGCCGCCGAGTGCGCCGCTGCCGACAACGACGCCGGCGCCGCCCCCGGCAGCTGCCGGGCCCTGGTCTCCGAGCTGCTGCCGGGCGTGCCGGACGAGACCCACCCCCGCGATCTCTCCGAGGGCCAGCGCCTCGCGCTCGCCCTGGCCGTCGTGCTCACCGCGCGGCCCCCGCTGCTGCTCCTGGACGAGCCGACCCGCGGTCTGGACTACGCGGCGAAGGCCCGGCTGGTCGGGGTGCTCCGCGGCCTCGCGGCCGACGGCCACGCGATCGTCCTGGCCACGCACGATGTGGAGCTCGCCGCCGAGCTGGCGCAACGGGTGGTGATCCTCGCCGACGGGGAGATTGTCGCGGACGGGGAGACCCGGCAGGTGGTGGTCTCGTCGCCGGCGTTCGCCCCGCAGACCGCGAAGATCCTCGCCCCGCAGGGCTGGCTGACCGTGCCACAGGTGCGCGCCGCGCTGGGAGAGCCGTCGTGA
- a CDS encoding DinB family protein, whose protein sequence is MSRMSDQPARWTQATVYPDMWADPDDDPRSKEGTSPEGELATLAEYLTDYRLTLRMKCDGLDAEQLARRSVPPSTLSLLGLLRHLAEVERDWRNWITDGEPLPKLYGKRDADFDGAVAEQAVVDAAYADLQREQAATDAALAGHPDLGERLGKDKISVRELLVHRIEEYARHCGQADLLRECIDGRVGQ, encoded by the coding sequence ATGTCCCGCATGAGTGACCAACCCGCACGCTGGACCCAGGCGACCGTCTACCCCGACATGTGGGCGGACCCGGACGACGACCCCCGCAGCAAGGAGGGCACGAGCCCGGAGGGCGAGCTCGCGACGCTCGCGGAGTATCTGACCGACTACCGGCTGACCCTGCGGATGAAGTGCGACGGCCTGGACGCGGAGCAGCTGGCCCGCCGGTCGGTCCCGCCGTCGACGCTGTCGCTGCTCGGCCTCCTGCGCCACCTCGCCGAGGTGGAACGGGACTGGCGCAACTGGATCACCGACGGTGAACCGCTGCCGAAGCTCTACGGCAAGCGGGACGCGGACTTCGACGGAGCCGTCGCCGAGCAGGCCGTGGTCGACGCCGCGTACGCCGATCTGCAGCGCGAGCAGGCCGCGACCGACGCCGCGCTGGCCGGGCACCCGGACCTGGGCGAGCGGCTGGGGAAGGACAAGATCTCCGTCCGGGAGCTGCTGGTGCACAGGATCGAGGAGTACGCCCGGCACTGCGGGCAGGCCGACCTGCTGCGCGAGTGCATCGACGGACGGGTGGGTCAGTGA
- a CDS encoding aldehyde dehydrogenase, translating into MTELVEHGKLFIGGELVDPLGRDTIEVVSPHTEQVIGRVPHACEADVDRAVAAGRRAFDEGPWARMSPDERIAVVTRIKDGFAVRYEEIARVISSENGTPYTSSIMVQALAAMMVWDSAITVAREFPYEERRAGALGPLLVRREPVGVVAAVVPWNVPQFTAAAKLAPALLAGCSAVLKVSPESPLDAYILGEIAAEAGLPEGVLSILPADREVSEYLVGHPGVDKVSFTGSVAAGRRVMEVASRNLTRVTLELGGKSAAVILPDAELDAAVAGIVPFAWMINGQACVAQTRILVPRSRYDETSEAFAAAAGALKVGDPLDPATELGPLVAQRQQRRSLDYIRIGQDEGAKILTGGGRPASQERGWYVEPTLFGDVDNSMRIAREEIFGPVICLLPYGDEDEAVRIANDSEYGLSGSVWTADTERGIDIARRVRTGTYSVNTFSLDMLGPFGGYKNSGLGREFGPEGYGEYFEHKMIHLPAGYEGE; encoded by the coding sequence ATGACCGAGCTTGTCGAACACGGAAAACTGTTCATCGGCGGGGAGTTGGTCGATCCGCTGGGCCGGGACACGATCGAGGTCGTCTCGCCGCACACCGAACAGGTCATCGGCCGGGTGCCGCACGCCTGCGAGGCGGACGTGGACCGTGCCGTCGCCGCCGGGCGGCGGGCGTTCGACGAGGGGCCCTGGGCGCGGATGAGCCCGGACGAGCGGATCGCGGTGGTCACCCGGATCAAGGACGGGTTCGCCGTGCGGTACGAGGAGATCGCCCGGGTCATCAGCTCGGAGAACGGCACCCCGTACACGTCGAGCATCATGGTGCAGGCGCTCGCCGCGATGATGGTGTGGGACTCGGCGATCACCGTCGCCCGCGAGTTCCCGTACGAGGAGCGGCGGGCCGGGGCGCTCGGGCCGTTGCTGGTGCGCCGGGAGCCGGTCGGGGTGGTCGCGGCCGTGGTGCCGTGGAACGTTCCGCAGTTCACCGCCGCCGCCAAGCTCGCGCCCGCGCTGCTGGCCGGCTGCTCCGCCGTGCTCAAGGTCTCGCCCGAATCGCCGCTGGACGCCTACATCCTGGGTGAGATCGCCGCCGAGGCCGGGCTGCCGGAGGGGGTGCTGTCGATCCTTCCGGCCGACCGCGAGGTCAGCGAGTACCTGGTCGGGCATCCCGGCGTCGACAAGGTGTCGTTCACCGGGTCCGTGGCCGCCGGGCGCCGGGTGATGGAGGTCGCCTCGCGCAACCTCACCCGGGTCACCCTGGAGCTGGGCGGCAAGTCCGCCGCCGTCATCCTCCCGGACGCCGAACTGGACGCCGCCGTCGCGGGCATCGTCCCCTTCGCCTGGATGATCAACGGCCAGGCGTGCGTGGCCCAGACCCGCATCCTCGTCCCGCGCTCCCGCTACGACGAGACGTCCGAGGCGTTCGCCGCCGCGGCCGGTGCGCTGAAGGTCGGCGATCCGCTCGACCCCGCCACCGAACTCGGCCCCCTCGTCGCGCAGCGCCAGCAGCGGCGCTCGCTCGACTACATCCGGATCGGGCAGGACGAGGGCGCCAAGATCCTCACCGGCGGCGGCCGTCCGGCCTCCCAGGAGCGGGGCTGGTACGTCGAACCGACCCTCTTCGGGGACGTCGACAACTCCATGCGCATCGCCCGCGAGGAGATCTTCGGCCCCGTCATCTGCCTGCTGCCGTACGGCGACGAGGACGAGGCGGTGCGGATCGCCAACGACTCCGAGTACGGCCTCAGCGGCAGCGTCTGGACCGCCGACACCGAACGCGGCATCGACATCGCCCGCCGGGTCAGGACGGGCACGTACAGCGTGAACACCTTCAGCCTCGACATGCTCGGCCCGTTCGGCGGGTACAAGAACTCAGGTCTGGGGCGGGAGTTCGGCCCCGAGGGGTACGGCGAGTACTTCGAGCACAAGATGATCCACCTGCCGGCCGGATACGAGGGGGAATGA
- a CDS encoding prenyltransferase/squalene oxidase repeat-containing protein: protein MTVRRSAATLAATAAVLCAAAAPVAVAAPSPSPSAALPAGLYGTKDPTYDGVWRQSLAFLAQRLEGVTPAAKSVDWLISQQCADGSYAAFRPDVSKPCDAKTMRDTNATAAATQALVEVGGHRETVNNSVRWLKSVQNEDGGWGYTAGAPSDANSTSLVIGALARQGQRLADITTPGGKTPYDPLLALAIPCGGKDGGAFAYQPDKKGKLAANADATAAAVLGAMGKALAVGNNAAGKAPSCHPGSGSGLTPEQAAQNGAHYLTGALAGNGHLNQAPMPGATDSTPQPDFGNTADAVVALSAAGHQDKAAGALGWLKKNSADWAAQNGPAAYAQLILAAHSTGDNARDFGGVDLVTRLNAAGPAPAAVVTPDPSADTGYEATEKDQVHSGDDVIGGVWWYIGIALVLAAIAFFLISGRRKNRQL, encoded by the coding sequence ATGACCGTACGCCGCAGCGCAGCAACGCTCGCCGCCACCGCCGCCGTGCTCTGCGCGGCCGCAGCGCCGGTCGCGGTCGCAGCGCCGTCCCCCTCGCCGTCCGCCGCACTGCCCGCCGGGCTGTACGGCACGAAGGACCCCACCTACGACGGGGTGTGGCGGCAGTCGCTGGCCTTCCTCGCCCAGCGGCTCGAAGGCGTCACACCGGCCGCGAAGTCGGTGGACTGGCTGATCTCCCAGCAGTGCGCCGACGGCTCCTACGCCGCGTTCCGGCCCGATGTCTCCAAGCCGTGCGACGCGAAGACGATGCGGGACACCAATGCCACCGCGGCCGCCACCCAGGCGCTGGTCGAGGTCGGCGGGCACCGGGAGACCGTGAACAACTCGGTGCGCTGGCTGAAGTCCGTGCAGAACGAGGACGGCGGCTGGGGCTACACCGCGGGCGCGCCCAGCGACGCCAACTCCACCTCCCTGGTGATCGGCGCCCTCGCCCGGCAGGGGCAGCGGCTCGCGGACATCACGACCCCCGGCGGCAAGACCCCGTACGACCCGCTGCTCGCGCTCGCGATCCCGTGCGGCGGCAAGGACGGCGGCGCCTTCGCCTACCAGCCCGACAAGAAGGGGAAGCTCGCCGCGAACGCGGACGCCACCGCGGCCGCCGTGCTCGGCGCGATGGGCAAGGCACTGGCCGTCGGGAACAACGCCGCGGGCAAGGCGCCCAGCTGCCACCCGGGCTCGGGCTCCGGCCTCACGCCCGAGCAGGCCGCCCAGAACGGCGCCCACTACCTCACCGGTGCCCTCGCCGGGAACGGCCACCTGAACCAGGCGCCGATGCCGGGTGCCACCGACTCCACCCCGCAGCCCGACTTCGGCAACACCGCGGACGCGGTCGTCGCGCTGTCCGCGGCCGGTCACCAGGACAAGGCGGCCGGGGCGCTCGGCTGGCTGAAGAAGAACTCCGCGGACTGGGCCGCCCAGAACGGCCCCGCCGCCTACGCCCAGCTGATCCTGGCCGCCCACTCGACCGGCGACAACGCCCGGGACTTCGGCGGCGTCGACCTGGTCACCCGGCTGAACGCGGCCGGCCCCGCGCCCGCCGCCGTCGTGACGCCCGACCCGTCCGCCGACACCGGGTACGAGGCCACCGAGAAGGACCAGGTCCACAGCGGCGACGACGTGATCGGGGGCGTGTGGTGGTACATCGGCATCGCCCTCGTCCTCGCGGCAATCGCGTTCTTCCTGATCAGCGGTCGCCGGAAGAACAGGCAGCTGTGA